ACACATAAGGATTTatggatttttgtatttttatatgaattACTGGGCAGGTTTTCTGAAGACTTGACCGATCATGCTCTCTTGGAATGCTTGAATGATGGATTTGGGAATAATTCTTTCATCCTGCACTCTTACCTAGCCATATTTTGTCAAGTCTGCATAGAAGTTTTCTTCTTATTTGATATGAAACCAATTGGTCAtcaacattaaatattttgaaatttgaggagggttgttttggttttttacttcTAGGAGGCTATTATGAAAGCGCACAAATTTGTATACTGTGCATGTGCACTTTTCAAAGACTGACTGCTTGCAGAAAAACAATTCTCTAGCTTtgtaacaaaatttttaaacattctgaATCTTCTGTTATCCAGTCTTTCATAGTGCAAATAAGTGTCTCTAATGAGGATCTCTCCAGTCCTGGTCTTACAACACCACTAGCAGTTTGCCTGGCTGAGCCAGAAAAATCTTTGGCTACTCCAAACCTAAACCACTGCTCTGTAGGACTCACATTTCTATACTGTACTATACCTACATGGTTTTCTTTGTCAGGCAACAAATTTCTTCTATCAtcttttgggaataaaaaaatacccaaacccaTTTTGGCAGAGCCCATGAGACTTTACTTACCAGAGTGGCTTTGAAgtttctccctcttttcctggGTCTCAAAGGATTTGAACAGGAGGGGTTCCTGCTCTCTTTAAATGCAGTGACCACCTCTGTCAACCCTATaagctgggaggggaggagagtGAGAGTTTCAGGGATCTGAGCAATGCCATTGCTATCACCGAGCTGAAAATAACCTCTGACAAAAGCCTGGCATTTTGTTCCCTTATGTCTGCTTGTGAGTAGGTGGACAACAATGCAGCCCCTCAGATTACACCTAAAGGACATTCCTGACTGCAGCCTAACAGAtcagaaataaagattaaaGTTTTATAGTTGCTTTACTGCATTACTTAAATGTGAATCATAAAATAACAGCCCCTGAAATGATGATCTAGTTATTAATGGTCACATTGCCAAATAATTTACCAAAGtaattgttaaaaataataataaaacttgTTTGTAGCACCCCCAGGAAAACAATCGTTTTAAACTAAATAGCATTTCATTCTGCAGTTCATGGTTTGAGAGATACAACTGGTTTGTCTTCTAGGATGCAGAGGATAATGCTTTTAActcaaatctttcttttttactatttttaggCATTAAGGTGAGTAGCTAATATGCATAATATTTAGCCTGTGTAATTATTGCCATTATATTTGCCATGCTTGACTGAGCCCCTTGAAAATGGATGAGGCTGCAGATATATTAGAAATATGACCAGTAAAGTATGAAGCACTTTTTTACAGGGCGTTATTTTAAGGGCTTTAAAGATTTAGAAGCTAATTCTCATCTTCTGGACAGATGCCTGAATTTAGCAACTTTATTCAGGATGATGGACTTTGCTGTGTATGAAAGGGCCCATCTGAGGTGTTAAACATCAGAACTCTCAAGCTGAAAGTCTCAGCCTGGGGACTTGCATGGAAGCATAAGAAAATTAGATGCCAAATGCAGATTCAGGATTTAGGGGTCTTTAGCTGAGGCTGCTAAGAAAACTCTTAGGAGCCTATAAATTTGTTTGCTGTTGAGTTTGGCAGAGATTTTATAATGCAGAGACAAGTCCTTGGTGTAAAATTGAAGGACTATTTATTTTCTGGGCAGAGGACCTGGACTCCATCTCTTCCTCATCCTTCTCCCCAGATAGGTAATGGAACTATTCTATACCAGAAAAAGCCAAAtgcagaggggacagtgcaGTGTGTGATATGAGGGTTCATTGTAAGAGGGGTTGGGGCAGGCCTGATCTCCCTCTTGGAATACATGGGAAGCACAGAGAAGCTTCTAAAATCTTTGTGTTAGCACCCTTGGTGACTTATATTAGGACCCCTGACATTTGAAAGGGATGAACCTTCTGTAATGTTCACTCATATTTTATAGATCATGTACTTGGATGGATTTGCACCATAACCAGCTGCAGAGAACTCTGTGCAGAAAATTTTTGCTGCAAAAGTTAAGTATTTTCCCTTTGGTTTTGGCAGAGGATTTAAGGGAAAAATGCAGGTGAAGAACTTAGTTTTCCTGGTGTTGCGTGCTGCttaatttctgtgcttctgtgtgCCCCTGTAAGGATTGTTGAAATGCTCTTTACAGCTCCAAGGCACGGCTGGATCTATACAGGTCAATTGGTATTACCTGTAATTCCGGGTCAACTGTGGGATTGGAAGAAAAGACTCGAGATATGTAACTGTAGTTGCATATGCACAAACTGGAGTGAGAACGTAGAGTTTTCTATAAATCAGCGGCTGGGATTTAAAAACCCTGCCCCAGAGCTAGAACAATAACTTAAAAGCAGAACTCGCCTGGGGATCAGAGGGACTTCCCCAGAGCACATCATGTATTCAGGTCACGTTCCAGGGGGGGTGAGGCAAggtgggaagagcagggagTGGGGCTGTCAAACGCAAGTCTGCTGGGGCATGAGTTCCTTGCAgctgagagagcagcagctttcagactgcaaaaccagcacacaggAAGTGCTTGTGAAAAAGCAACTGCAGTGTGTCAGGAGCCAAGGGACACTGGACAGCAAGTCAGTAAATATGCTCAACTTTCTCAGCACCATGCGAGAGAAGACCATTTCACCACACCTAATTACTGTAGGTTCTCAGTATGTCAGCTTTGGTgctcaaaaataaaagaggtgTAGTTTGATCTTTTGCCTTTATATTTCCAGAATGAAATTGATAGCAGGTGTAAGAAAGATCAGTTAtctctttggaaaagaaaaagctactAGTGCTTTAGTGAGAATTCTTCCATTTTCCAggttttattcttctttcccCCTCATTTGGGAATATTTCAATAGCGATCATATTCTGTCACATGTATTTTGTATTAGAACTTTGCACTAGTAAAGAGCAGATGAGTTTTACTGTGGTAGCTGTTttagtgacttttttttaaaatgcagtccAAGCCTGAATCCATTTCTATCCCAGGTTGGGCTGGGAAGGCAGATACactatatttttattgaatttgtTAGTTATTGTTATCTGTGTGTGAACTCTAGGAGGACTCTTCATCTTTCTTCATTCAGTGTCAATGAGACAGTGCTGTTCGACTTTAAATTCAAGTGGTTTGATTAGACACATGTTACTGAATGCTCCAGGATGATATTCTTAGGAGTGGTAATATCTACTGATAATTAACTCAATGTAACTTTTGGACTCTTAATACACTTTTTCACAAAATAccatttccccctccttccttcaGAATACAGCAACCCTAGCCtgacaaaaaaagaattaagaGATGCCAGTGAATATGCAATGTGTGACTTAGGTAATCTAATTTGATTAAACAGAAAAAGTCAGTCTAGAGTTTTATGTAAGTTTAATCTGAacaaattgatttaaaaatacagtataaaTAATTCTTAACTTATATAAAAATTGATTaagaaaatttgggttttttttttgtgcttcttaCTAACTTTACAAAAGAGCATTATTAAACacagaagcaaaacattttaactACGGCCTTGTTGCTAagacataaaatatttacacacagtacttttttttttggtgcaaaaTATGTACTGACTGTACCTTTCTGTACAAAGACAATTTCAGCTTACTTTGCATAGAAGAAATCAATACAcactcacaaaaaaaatctcactagATACATAACTTTGTTGTTAAAATACTTCAGGTAAGCCTTTTGGAAAAATTCATTAGGCATTAACTTTCTCCTTAAgagtcagttttatttttaaagcatcaaTTAAGGCTATTCCAGCATTGAGGTCTTGGCAATAAATGTCCAAACCATTGTCCATCACACAATGCCAGATGTGTGCAGTGTGTTACCAGTAATTTTTTCTGCTAACACAGTCAGGAATTCGCTATCCCAAAATTAGTCTTCTGAAACTTCAAGTTTTCGTTGAGGAATATATAGAGTTCCTTGAGAGGTTCTCTGGGTACCATCTGAGTTTGCAGATAGTGAAGGTTCTGTGTTTGGCCCTCCTGGTGTGCGGAAAAAGTTTTCTGTAACTTCCTGAGGCTCCTTTGGAGCAGAAGGCTGAAGAGAAAAGAGGAAGTTACTTTCATTTATGGGAgaataaaaagtaaattctACTTCTAAGTTCCTGCAGGATGTtagcaaacttttttttcccctgaaatatAAAAACTTAACTTTTTACTGAGAAGGATATACCTGCATTCCTTGatatatatgtaaatacataaaaatatgatttatcTAATCCCCTTCTTTTTTAACACAAACAAATATTAAGCAATACAGCATTACATAAAATATACAAGAAACttcctgtggggaaaaaagtatttaaaatcttGTACAGTCCTAttctattaaaagaaaagctgctATCAAACAcaagaagggttttttttgagggtaGATTAGGGAAGTAACAAGAAGGAAAGATAAAGTAGCAAAGAGACAATTTGTTAATAATCTCAGATCTATGTAAAATCCTCCCTCTAACAGAGTTGTCTCTTCACATCTTGTCATCTTCCAGCTGGCTTCACTTCCACCACAAGTAAGTCACTTATCTTCCTTGCTAACCTCTCATTTCTACTGTACTTAGGCTGGCCTTCACTGCTAGCTCTTTTTGGGCACTGCTGATTTCTAAAGAtcagaaagaaatgtttatttattaattttaccTGCTGTAAGGGAGTTATTGCACTGTACTTCCCATTCAACCCACCATGGTGGAGTTGCAGTATATTTTAACTCACCTTCCCTTCTTGTACGTTTGTGCTCCCTGAGATATGGCTGATATTTTCTGATTGGGAAGAGACTGGCACGTGCTGAAGAACAGGATTTGCAGGAACTTGCACACCAGCAGGTATTAGTCCTATGTGTTGCAGCATAAAGTTCAGAGCTGAAGAGCTTGGATTTGGAGCAGAACTGGTACTGCTCGAATTGAGGCAGGAGTTGCTCAGCACAGGTGCGGCAGCTATGGAATTTGGTGACAGCATTATGTTCAAGGGTGTTATATGAAAAGCAGGAATATTGACTGTTTTCAGTTCTGAGGCTGGCATTGGAATGACACCTGGAACAAGAACATCAGGTATTGAAAGGAATCAGGAAAACTGGCCCCAGCCCCTTGAGCCAGCCCCCCTGTGCCTGTTTCCCTGGACACTCACCAGTGATGGGAGAGCTGTaggctgtgtgctgcagagaaCACACCCCAGCTTTCTCTTTGTTGGAGCACTCTGCCTTGTTGCCATGGGTGCAATGAGTCAGAGGAATAAGATAAccagatggaaaaaaagtctgagaaagaaagagacaCCGCATCTTTAGCCCAAACatgaaataaatcccaaatgTTTTCTCCAAAACTGCAATCCTGCCTTGCTTTGTTCTTATTCTTTAtcctccatgtccccaggaTGCCATATCCCATACCTGTACTTCTCTCTGTCTGAAATGAGACACAAACAGACTCAAGGACATGCTCTTTCAATTAAAACCACTCAGAAGTTAgccagctccatttccagctgATGCTCTTGGTGGTGAACTGGAAATCCACCCAGGATTAACACAGTGCAATTAGACCAGATGGAAAAGAAACCCTGATACTGGATACTATTTTTCCACATGAAACATCCTGGACCCAGTAAATCATCACATCACCTCCCTCTTGGATTgtgtttttcataaaataaatattgaaagaCAAAACTTTTGCATTTATACATCCTGTTTTTATCAATATAACTGTTCTTTATTCAGGTTCTCCAGAGCAATCAGTCTTAACTGCAGAGTACTGGATTTTACTGATGAAGAGAGTTTAATGTGATTCTATTTCAAAGTATTTGACAGTAAGCTTATGCAAACACGGGACTGGGAAGGTAAGGGATCTCAACATTGCCCTCAGCTCCTTAACATGACCTTCATTCCAATGGAAATCTGAAAGCCTCTTTATGTCCTCTTATTTGTGTACTCaatgcagaaacagaaaacctATATTCCTAcaaaataaggttttaaaagCATACTAAAATTAGTTCAACCAAAGACAACCTATGTGAGTGTAGTTCCTTAcggttttgtttcctttgcaaAGACTCCAAGTAGTGTTTTCTCAGAGAATGGCAACACAAATCTTACCTCGGGAGCAGGAATGGCAAATGCCACGGGtatgtcttgttttgttttgattttatctTCATCTTCTGGAATATCTTCTTTTGTACATTGGTCACAGCAGCTTGCCATGTTTTGATCTActgtttttgtttcattctgtCTCTCTTCCTGGACATTGTCCATCTCATGATTCGTTTGTGAGCTATTGGAAGGTGTTTTTTCATTCTTAGTGGATTCTCCCTTGGAAAAAAGTATATACAAAAAGAAAGGCAGGTGTTGTAAGGCTTAACAATCTCAATTAGAGGCCTACAACGATATTTATACATTcttaaaaagtgaaaagcaaGGTTTTACTTCCTTCTCATTCCCAAGTTTGTGCTATAAAAATTTCTGTTCACTAAGATAGCCAGGTCCGTGTTATCACCTCTTAATTTCTTCCCAGCTAGTGGGTGTTTGATAACATGTGCTGTTATAACACACCCATAACATATGATGACTGTTTCAAATTTACAGCAGATTTATAATTTACAGAGATGCTAAAACAATCagcaaaagaggaaaggaaTCCAGCCCCAATCTCTACATGTACATCAAGTTTATCTGAACCTCTTATTCTCTTCATGTGCTGTTCTATTATGCCTACAATAACCCAACACTGGGTGGAAATATTTAGAAGGTATCAGGATTTTAGGATGTGCCCTTTCCAGTGACTTTTATACATCTACTTTCCTTCCTAACACCTCTAAATCCAAGAATGGATGCCAGCAAATTCAGAGAATCCTAGAATTcaagggaccttgaagatcaccTGCTTCCAACCTCACTCTCAACCTGACCTACTTCAGAATCATAGGTAAGTTTTGACATAGTGTTTTGTGAGTTGTTGGATTCTCACTACACCTGTACACTTTGTCTTCTTAGATACAAATCCCAGCACCTCAAACATCAGCAGGCACAGCAAATGAACACCATCTCTTCAAGCCTGATGTTATTTAACACGCCCACTCTCACTGGCAGGCTCCTACATCACTTTGAAAATGAGTAGGTGGCAACATCACTAGACcataaaatggcattttaaaactaatttaacTTACCAAAGAAATATCAAGACTTTCCTCATTACTTTTACgccttttaattaaattattctctGGTAATGCTTGTGATCTTTTAAGGCACCGTTGAGATGAAGTTTCTGATTTCGTTTCAGGTCTTTCTTCAGCTGCCAAGGATTTTGTAGGCTCATCTGGACCTCTCTGAGTATCTCCTTCCTCAGTGGTTATTTTGTTTAATACTTTTGAATTATTACTCTTAATTCCAGTTACGTTAGCACATGGCAGAGGCTGCAACATGAAGCCTGGGCTGTAGGTTGTCACCGTGTGGGCTTGGGAAGGGTGCAGATAGATTGCATATGAAACCCCAGACTGAGGATGAGGTAGGATGACtggtgacacagagctgtggcttGCAGGGCACACCCCGAGGGActggctcagagctggctgctgagAGGGTTCAGACTTGGGGACAGCCTCAGGCGAGGACAGGGCACATTTCACTTGCATTTCTTCTGCTGTCCttcagcaaaaaacaaacaaaaaaagcccaaatgtGTTTTAATTCCTTTGAGCAGAAATTAATGTCCTGACAAATTATCTTCTGCAATACAAAGACTTAACAAACTTGTACTTCTCAAACCacttaagagaaaataaattacaaactAGCCCTGCAGTACTCAGGGTTACTGGTTTTTGCAGGCTATTGCCCCATTCAAACTAAGCATAACTTTAACTTGTTCTCACTTTTAAGCTTGTGCAAACTTACTTGGATTGTCCTTCCAGCTGATGTTTAGCGATTGCTGGAAACTGAGCTATTGTATTTGGGAAAACTGGTAAACTTTGATAAGTACCTGGTTGGAGGAGAAGAACAAATCAAAACTGTGAGTACATCAAATTCAAAAGTTAAAATTTAACTTTAAATTGAGAAGACTGCATTATGTAATGTAACATACAcatttaatgagaaaatttaTCCTCAAACTCAGCCCAGATTTGATTTGATCAACTGGACATCAATTTACATCAAATTTTAAAGGCCCCAGAGAGGATCCCTAGCAAGAACATGGATATTGACAGGTAATTTTCTGGCCATTTCTTGGAATACATAACTGCTTATCCAAAGCAGAGTTTCTACAGCAAAGCAGGTTCATACAAGATCCAATATTCAGTGATTCTAGACAAACAGAATATCTGTAGCCATTTCTATATTTTTGACAGTTCTTAAGATGCATTTTTTGAAAGGAGGCACCACCCACACATCTGCATGTCCTCTGAGAAGAGGACAAGCCCAAATATTTAATGCAAGACTACATCTgacttaaagaaaaagaagtttctaAAAGAAAAGTTAGGAAAAGATACATACTGGCACTTATTTTAACTGGACTGGTTGGAGCAGACTGGATCTTCCTTCTGTCATTCTCTATACTCTTAACTAATTTTATTAGAGATGAATGCCGAGTgaagttttgctttccttttgaaggaaaaagggCTTTTGAGCATTGCTCTTTGGAAGGGATTAATTCTGAAATAGGTGGGGAACAGGCTGTAGAAGTTGCTTCAAGTTTTGtatctgaaaaacagcaaaaaatgaaaaaatacgTATCATATGCAGATTCAGtaattaaaagcaattatttgAGCCTGGCTTATAATTCTTGAAGTACCATGCAGCAGCAAACATAGAAATTCAAGAATCTAAACAGGTGAATATCCACTGTTTGCAGATAGATATTTGTTGCTGTGCTGTTAAGGACAGTGGTGTGACTAGTAGAAGACTTTCTGCTTAGTTATTCTATCTTTTGGTCAAAAAGTCTagtagagaaaacaaaaaaaacccccaatcaATATCATCAGCAGAATTAAAGGAAATGACACATACACCTACCCTGAGTATTTGGCAAGACCTCGGGTCCTGTCCACTTGAATGCTGGTTTTCTACCTCTCTCCTCTGTAACATGAACTTTTTTGATAAGCTTAAGGCTGCTGAGAACATTTGCTATGTCATAAAGTCTTCTAATTTTggctgaaatgaaagaaataaatgtaaagtATAGAAGTGCAATTAACAAGTTAGCATGTATCAGATAAAGAAATGTTGTAACACCCTTTAAGCAGATAGAAGGAAAAACCTTTTACAAAATTACAAGAACAATTTTGTGAATAGGTGAATGaatacaataaaataacatTGTGATACAAAGTTTACATGTAAAATAGAATAACAGATACATATGTAGAAGACACTGCAAAGATTATTATGCTAAATATGGAAAAAAGGAACGTTTTCAAAACAAGTTAATTTCTGTGCAATGGGCAAACCTACACAAATCCCTTAGCAAATATAAGAAGATTAAAAGGCAGGTACACACATTCAATGGCAGATGTGGGCActggagggaagagagagaCTCTAAAATCCAACAGGATAATCATCCTGTACGTCTTCCCTGTCTCTAGAAAAAGTTTCAAGTAGAAGTCAAATTACAAGTGAGTTCTAGAGTAAAGTGAATATGCTTAGGTCATGGAATTTTTAGGCTTCATAAGCAAGAACATGGTAAAACATGGGACTGGTACTTGAAATACAGGTAGACAGATGGAATGCcctgaaaatacttttattgtGAGACAGGGTCTTCTTatggaagaataaaaacaagcaaaaaaccttACTGAGTAGCCACCCATGCTCTCTATGTTGCTGTGAGGCAATGGAAACGAAATCATGAACTGAAAACAACAAGGATCGGTATCTGCATAGACACATTTCCACATAAagaacccaaaaccaaaccaaaaattatcccaaacaagaaaagaaatctgagaATCAAGGAAGAGTCTAATTTTCAAGAAAACCCACGACTATCCCTtaaaagcagcacatttttaattatCATATGTCTACTGACCTAGACCTAGAAACACCATTTCATTTGaatggagaggaaggagaggaagtgCGCAGGGAACTGAGAGTAGGGtaaaagaatgaagaaataattggCAGTTAGAGCACAGGGTTTCACTTCCTCTGACATGGAAGTTGGTCACAGGACATTTACAGAATTTTTCTAGATTTCTACCAAGTTAGTTGTGTGCCCAGAACACAGATTTTGCATGATTCATCTTACGTGAAATGATGCTTAAAACTTTGACAGGCTGCTtgaggaaagagaaattgtTACCAATATGGAGCCTTACGACATTACTTCAGGAGGGAGGATTTAATAGACTTTTCCTCTCAGGTGTTATGTATCAATGACCATACAAAAATTACAGGCTGCAGAAGGTGTTTAGTGAGTTTTTGGAGgctcaaataaatatttgttgctgaaaaaataagacagtatttttcattatgtGAAGTAGTAGCGAGGTAATTAATTTAGCTTACACTTGCTGTTGTACTTACTTTTAAACTTGCTTTTATCTAAGTCTTCTAACTGATCTTCTCCAATCAGGATTTTAGCAGCAACTTCAAGGCTCACTATTTGAGGTGTTGATACAAGAAACAACATCACAAATTTCTGACTCATAACTCGTAAGGACTTGTATTTCCTGCCATTCACTGATGCTGCAGCAGACAGGAGAGAGGATTAAAGTATTCAGTAACACACCAGCTACAAAcataaaacactgaagaaatttgTCAGTGATAATAACTAAGAATAACACAGGGCCAATGCTGACTGCAGAATCATGCTTCTACTTGACAAGAAACAGATGATTGGGTGAATACTAAATCTAACTACAAAGAAGAGAGGGTGATGTATCCCACATATACATTTCCTGTTGCCTGACTTGTACTCTTAAAGATGTTTAACccttaatttaaatttcttccaCAAATCAAAGCTACATTAATAAAACAAATTGAACAATTTATGCTTCAAGTTTCTATAACATTCAGCAGTAACTTCTGGTTTCTATAACAATTCAGTGGTAATGGCAATTGGATTATATGTTGGTGTATTTGATAGTTTCACCTGATGTAGAAACAAATTACAAGAACTGAACGAATAAGGCAAGTGAAAGAGTGCAGAGCACTTTTTCTCACCGCAAATAGTCGTGGTGCCTTTGGGGCTGCATcaactcaagaaaaaaaaaggaaggctaataaatgtttttttccaagttcacagaaatttatcattttaattacatattATTCTTGGCATTATAGAGAATTATTACCAGCACGGAATTCCACTCCTGGGAGCTCGACAAAAGACATTTCTGACTGCTCACTTGAGCCAAAAGAACTTgccatttcttcatttctttcacCATCAGGATCAAATTCATGCTCATACTCTCTTTTCTTGATCATCTGGATTTGCTGTATGTATTTGTTCTCTTCTCCCACCTTTTTCAGAGCCTGCAGGGTCTGGGAGAGGTTGTGGCGCCCGTGCCAGACGTATCTGTTCCTGGCCAGGCGGCTCACCATGTGCAGGCTCTCCAACACATTCACAATGTCATAGATGCGCCTGCGCTCCACATCTGCAGGGGGAAAGGTGAACCTGACATCTCCACCAAGCAAAATATGTGCACTCATGCAGTACCTGCAGCACAGattcctgcccttcctcttAATATACTCCTAAATAATTTTTGCCAATTCCATATCACAAACTGAAAATAGCCCTCACAGGTCTTGCCAGCAAGTAAAACAAATCTTGCTTCATATATGGAAGGACATGCTGTTCCACAATTATACTTGGCTTTCAGCATTccttaagaaataaaacatacttTTGCCAGAAGAGGCATTACATGGGTTTCAAAAACAGAGCATTTTTCATTATTCGCTGCATTGATTTCAGATTGTGTCCTTAAATAACCCTGGAAACTCATGGTAGGAAACTCTTTTCTAACTTCATTTTACATGCCATTTTATTAGCACACTCTTCTTTTCTCATTTGTCTGGTAAACTCCTGGTTTTGATAGACATTTCCCAGGAGATATGTCCTTTTGtataaagtataaaaaaatgtaaatcacacagctttaaaatttttctaactattatccatatataagctgtaGAATACTGCTT
This region of Catharus ustulatus isolate bCatUst1 chromosome 6, bCatUst1.pri.v2, whole genome shotgun sequence genomic DNA includes:
- the E2F8 gene encoding transcription factor E2F8; the encoded protein is MRPAGGEMGAGDKENEHSEPCKNVLKTPLKQVATSQLVLTERQPECQPLTTPPKPKETTPADPWTPTSNLKMLISAASPEIRSREQRRQLSDSSNEVLQTKHCLQEHLLGDEYEKSQPSRKEKSLGLLCHKFLARYPDYPSPSQKSYICLDEVTEELHVERRRIYDIVNVLESLHMVSRLARNRYVWHGRHNLSQTLQALKKVGEENKYIQQIQMIKKREYEHEFDPDGERNEEMASSFGSSEQSEMSFVELPGVEFRAASVNGRKYKSLRVMSQKFVMLFLVSTPQIVSLEVAAKILIGEDQLEDLDKSKFKTKIRRLYDIANVLSSLKLIKKVHVTEERGRKPAFKWTGPEVLPNTQDTKLEATSTACSPPISELIPSKEQCSKALFPSKGKQNFTRHSSLIKLVKSIENDRRKIQSAPTSPVKISASTYQSLPVFPNTIAQFPAIAKHQLEGQSKTAEEMQVKCALSSPEAVPKSEPSQQPALSQSLGVCPASHSSVSPVILPHPQSGVSYAIYLHPSQAHTVTTYSPGFMLQPLPCANVTGIKSNNSKVLNKITTEEGDTQRGPDEPTKSLAAEERPETKSETSSQRCLKRSQALPENNLIKRRKSNEESLDISLGESTKNEKTPSNSSQTNHEMDNVQEERQNETKTVDQNMASCCDQCTKEDIPEDEDKIKTKQDIPVAFAIPAPETFFPSGYLIPLTHCTHGNKAECSNKEKAGVCSLQHTAYSSPITGVIPMPASELKTVNIPAFHITPLNIMLSPNSIAAAPVLSNSCLNSSSTSSAPNPSSSALNFMLQHIGLIPAGVQVPANPVLQHVPVSSQSENISHISGSTNVQEGKPSAPKEPQEVTENFFRTPGGPNTEPSLSANSDGTQRTSQGTLYIPQRKLEVSED